The genome window TTGCGCAACTTCCCACGCACGGGCATCGGCGTGGACGTGCATGCCTTCGCCGCTGATGATCAGGCGCGTGTGCTGTGGCTCGCCGGGCTGGAATGGCCGGGAGAGCGAGGACTGGCGGGGCACTCCGACGGCGATGCGGTGGCGCATGCGGCGGCCGATGCCCTCTTTTCCGCGTCGGGCACCGGCGACCTCGGCAGCAACTTTGGTACGGACCGCCCCGAGTATGCCGGCGCCTCGGGCATCACGCTGCTGACTGAAGCAGCGCGCATTGTCCGCGAGGCGGGGTACGAGATCGGGAATGTGGCGGTGCAGCTTGTGGGCAACCGGCCGCGGTTCTCCTCGCGCCGGGCAGAGGCGGAGGCAGTATTGACCGAAGCGGTAGAGGCTCCCGTAACGGTATCGGCGACCACCAGCGACGGTCTGGGCTTCACGGGCAGGGGGGAAGGAATCGCGGCGATCGCAACCGCCGTCGTCGTACCTGTGGAGAACCGAACGCACTGATTCCCCCTCCCCACGCATAGAGACGTGGCGCCCAGCATGCATTGGGTACGCTGGATCGGTGAGCCTGAGATTCTATGACACCGCCACGGCCGAAGTCCGTGAGTTCACTCCCGTGCAGGCTGGACACGCGCGGGTCTACTACTGCGGCGCCACGGTGCAGGGGATGCCGCACGTGGGGCATGTCCGCTCGGCCATCGCATTCGACCAGCTCACACGCTGGCTCAGGGTCCGCGGCTTCGACGTCACCGTAGTCCGCAACGTGACCGACATCGATGACAAGATCCTCGCCAAGTCCCAGGCATCCTTCGAGGGGCAGTTGGATGACGCCGACGCGGTGCCTAATGAACCCTGGTGGGCGCTGGCCTACCGCTACGAGCAGGAGTTCCTTAAGGCCTACGACACCCTGGGTGTGCAGCGGCCCACCTATGAACCGCGGGCTACCGGGCACATCCCCGAGATGCACCAACTCATCCAGCAACTCATCGACCGCGGCCACGCCTACGCAGCCCCTGACGGCTCGGGAGACGTGTACTTCGATGTACGCTCCTGGCCCGCCTACGGCAGCCTCACCCGCCAAAGCATCGACGACATGCAGGCAGCCCCCGACGTCGAAGCCCAGTTCGTCAGCCGGAAGCGGGATCCGCGCGACTTCGCCCTTTGGAAGGGCTGGAAAGAGGGCGAGCCCGCTACCGCCGCCTGGCCGAGTCCGTGGGGGCCCGGACGTCCGGGCTGGCACCTCGAGTGTTCGGCGATGGTCACCAAGTACCTCGGGACCGAATTCGACATCCACGGCGGCGGCCTCGACCTCCGCTTCCCCCACCACGAAAACGAGATGGCCCAGTCGCAGGCGGCCGGCCACCCGTTCGCCCGGTTCTGGATGCATAACGGCATGGTTACCTACGAGGGCGAGAAGATGTCCAAGTCGGTGGGCAACACCATCAGCCCGGCCGAGATGCTGCAGCTCGCCAGCCCCCGGGTGGTGCGGTACTACCTCGGCCAGGCGCATTACCGCTCCGTGCTCGACTACCGGCCCACCTCCCTGCAGGAGGCTGCTGCCGCCGTCGAACGCATCGACGGTTTCCTTGAGAAGGCTGAGCCTGCCGGCGCGAAGGTGAGCTGGGAAAACCTTCCGGAGGCTTTCGCCACTGCGATGGATGACGACCTCAATGTCCCAAGGGCGCTGGCTTCCCTTCACGAGACGGTGCGGGCGGGCAATTCTGCCCTGGCGGCGAACGACGACGACGGCGCCGCCCGCGCCGCTGCAGCAGTCCGTGCCATGACGGCTGCCCTGGGCCTGGACGACACCGCTGACAGGGGGACCGGCATTGACGGGCCGGAGCACGCGGCCCTGGATTTCCTGATCCGCTCGCAGCTCAACGAGCGCGCAGAAGCCCGTGCCGCAAAGGACTGGGCAAGGGCCGACGCAATCCGGGACGTGCTGGCCGGGGCCGGCGTCGTCGTCGAGGATTCAGCGGAAGGCGCACGCTGGACGCTGGCACGGGACTGAAGCCGGTGCCGGGACCGGCACGGAAATCGAGGGCACCACGCCCGCGTAAACTGGACTCACGCAAGTCCTCTAGCTGAAGGTGTTTCCCCATGGCCAACCACGGACGTCCTGGTGCTATCCGCAAGAGCAAGAAGGGACCCACCACCGGCACAGGCGGACACGGGCGCAAAGCCCTTGAGGGCAAGGGCCCCACACCCAAGGCGGAGGACCGTCCGTACCACAAGGCCTACAAGAGCAAGCAGCTTGCGGAACGTTCAGCCGCAAAGCGGCTGGCCGGACGAGCCGGCGCTGCGCGGTCCAAGGCAAAGCCGGGCGAGGAATACGTAACGGGGCGCAACGCCGTCGTCGAGGCCCTTCGCGCCGGAATTCCCGCAAAAGCACTTCACGTGGCCATCCGTATCGATGTCGATGACCGCGTTCGCGAATCGCTCCGAATTGCCAATGAGCGGGGCATTCCGCTGATGGAGACGGGTAAGCCCGAGCTGGACCGTATGGCGGACGGGTCCGTCCACCAGGGACTGATGTTGCAGATCCCGCCGTACGAGTACGCCGACGGACTGGACCTCGCCAGCGACGCCGTCGACAAGTGGAGGAAGGGCCACATCAGCCAGGCCCCGTTGTTTGTCGCTCTGGACGGCATCACCGACCCGCGGAATTTGGGCGCCATAATCCGGTCGGTCTCGGCTTTCAGCGGTCACGGCGTGATCGTCCCCGAACGCCGCTCTGTCGGAGTCACGGCGTCGGCGTGGAAGACCAGTGCTGGTGCTGCAGTGCGCGTCCCCGTCGCGCGCGTCGGCAACCTCAACAGCACGCTCAAGGCCTTCAAGGAGATGGGGATCTTCGTCCTCGGGCTTGACGGCGACGGCGACACCTCGCTTCCGGAACTCACGCTGGGCACGGAGCCCGTATGCCTGGTTGTCGGATCCGAAGGGAAGGGACTGTCGCGGCTGGTGGGGGAGAACTGCGATCAGATCGTTTCCATCCCGATCGATTCCGCCATGGAATCGCTGAACGCATCGATGGCCGTGGGCATCAGTCTCTACGAGATCTCGCGCCAGCGGGCAACCGAAGTCCGCTGAGAATCGAATAAGTCTCATGACCCTGTCCACCGGTCTCCCTCAACTATCGCAAGCCTTCCCACTGGGGGTGCGTCCGCTTGAGGGGGGCGCAGAAGGTCAGTACAACGTAGCGGTGTACGCGCCAGACCTCGACGCAGTGGCACTGCACTACCAGGACCGTCGAAGAAAGTGGCGCTCCATCGTCCTTCCGGAGCTTACGGACGGCGTCCACCACGGCCTGGTGGACGGGCTTGCGGAATCCGCCAAGTACGGATTCTGGCCCGCCGAGGTTGCAGCGCCGGGTAAGCCGGGTACTGCTCAGCTCCTGTTGGATCCTTATGGCCGGTCAATCAGCACGGTGCACGTCGAAGGCAACCCGGTGTACTTTTCGGTGCTCGTCGCTGCCGACTTCGACTGGGGATCATCCCGGCGCCCTTCCACGCGCTGGCGGGACACGGTCATCTACGAAACCCATGTGAAGGGGCTGACCCAGCTTCACCCGGATGTTCCGGAGGAGTTGCGTGGAACGTACGCCGGGCTCGCCCATCCCGCCATGATCGGGCACTTCACGGACCTCGGGATCACAGCAGTCGAACTGCTACCCATCCACTTCCATATTGACGAGCCACACCTCGGTCCCCTGGGCCTGACAAACTACTGGGGCTACAACACGCTCGGCTTCTTCGCACCCCACCCCGAGTACGCCACCGCTGCAGCGCGGAAGGCCGGGCCCAAAGCTGTGCAGGACGAAGTCAAGAACACGGTGAAAGCCCTGCATGAGGCCGGTATCGAAGTACTGCTGGACGTGGTCTACAACCACACCGCGGAGGGCCCGCAGGGCGGTCCCGCTCTTTGCTGGCGTGGACTGAGCGAGATGAAGTACTACCGCCATCACGACGACGGCAGGTACCTCGACACCACCGGTTGCGGGAATACGGTCAATTTCGCCGAGCCCCGCGTGATCCAGTTCGCGCTCGATTCTCTCCGCTACTGGGTGGACGAGTTCGGAATCGACGGTTTTCGGTTCGACCTCGCCGTGGCTCTGTGCCGTGACGAGAACCATCAGTTCACGCCGCGTCATCCGCTCTTGGTAGCCATCGGCGCAGATACCGTTCTTCGCGGAGTGAAGCTCATTGCCGAGCCGTGGGACGTGGGGCACAACGGATGGCAGACCGGCAACTTCCCGCAGGGCTGGGCAGACTGGAACGACCGCTTCCGAGACACCGCCCGTGATTTCTGGCTCGCAGACCAGGCCGCGCTGGCTGACGGACGGCGGGCGGGAACGATCGCGCGCCTTGCGAGCAGCCTTGCCGGCTCGGCTGAGGTCTTCGCCCGCTCGGGACGAAGCGCCATTTCCTCAATCAACTACGTGACTTCACACGATGGTTTCACGCTGGCGGACCTGACCGCCTACAACCGGAAGCACAACGAAGCGAACGGCGAAGCCAACCGCGACGGTCACAATGACAACCGCAGCTACAACCACGGTGTCGAAGGGCCTACGGAGAAGGAATCCATTCTCGCCGCCCGCTCCCAAACGGCCCGCAACCTGATGGCGACCCAGTTGCTGGCGCTGGGTGTCCCGATGATCACGGCCGGCGACGAATTCGGCCGGACACAGCTGGGCAACAATAACGCGTACTGCCAGGACAATGAGCTGGCTTGGGTGCACTGGAATCACGACGACGCCGCGACTACCATGCTGGACACCACGCGGGCCCTGCTGCGCATCCGCCGGGAATTCCTCACAGAGCAGCCGCCCGGCTATCCGGCGCGCGAGGAGCTGTCCTACCTCCTGTGGTTCAATGCCGACGGCGAGCCGATGTCCCGCGACCAGTGGTCCAATCCGGACTGCCGGCTTGTGCAGCTGTTGCTCGGTTCACCTGAAGGCGGGTTGAACGGGCTGGTGGTCATCAACGGACACCTTGAGAACCGTCCAATCACGTTGCCCAGGCCTGAGGCGCTTCGGCAGTTTGATGTGCTCGCCGGCCCGGATCAGACATTCGATCTCCGATTCACCACGGCGGAGGACAATGCCGAACGCCGCGGTACCCGCCTCCGTGCTGGAGAAGCGGACACCGCGGCGTCGAATTCCGTGACGGTCTACCGCGCCTAGGCGTTGACCACCAGGCCTAGTTCCGCCTTGGTGGCCAGGCTTTCGTGCCTTGGCAGCACTCGAACGGTGTAGCCGAAGGATCCGGAGTGGTCGATGACGATCCCGCCGCTGAACAGGTAACGCCCGCGGCCCAGGTCCTCCGAGACCTTGAGATCTGCGACAGCGACCTCATTCAGGTCATCATTCTCCAGGGCGCGGCCGTAGACCACTTCGACGTGAACGTCCTCGGGGCTGAGGCTCCCCAGTGAGACGTAGGCGTTCACAGTCAGAGAATCACCGATCTGCGGGTCCTCAGAGACGCCGAGGGAGTCGACGTGCTCCACCTGTACAGCCGACCAGCCGTCCTTGATCCGTGAACGCCACGAGGCGGTCTGCCTCGCGGAGGTGTAGCCCTCCCGAGCGGCTGCACGCCCGGAACGGCAGGCAGGCTGGTACAGCTGGCCGACGTAATCCTGCAGCATGCGCTCGGCGGAAACGGCCGGCCCCAGGTTCGCCATCGTGTGCTTGATCATGGCGACCCACTGGTGGGGGACCCCGTCGGAGGATGGCTGGGACGGGCCTGCCGCGCCCACCGATGCCGGTCGGACAGTGCTGTAAAACAGCGGCGCAACCTGCTCTTCGATCAGGTCGTAAAGTGCGGCAGCTTCGATGTCGTCGCGCTCGTCAGCTGACGCGCCGTTGTTGGCCGTGGGAATCGCCCAGCCGTTGTCGCCGTCGTACATTTCATCCCACCAGCCGTCCAGCACAGACAGGTTCAGGCCCCCGTTGATTGCCGACTTCATGCCGGAAGTTCCACAGGCCTCGAGGGGACGCAGGGGGTTGTTGAGCCATACATCGCAGCCGGGGAAGAGCGTCCGGGCCATAGCGATGTCGTAGTTGGGCAGGAAGACAATACGGTGGCGAACCTCCGGATCGTCCGTGAAGCGCACCAGATCCTGGATCATCCGCTTCCCCTGCTCATCGGCGGGGTGCGACTTGCCGGCGATCACGAGCTGGATCGGGTTCGTGGGGTGCAGGAGCAGCGCCTTCAGACGCTCGGCATCGCGCAGCATAAGCGTGAGGCGTTTGTAGGTGGGAACGCGACGTGCGAAGCCGATGGTCAGTACATCGGGATCGAGCACGTTGTCCGTCCACGCCAGTTCGGCATCGGCCGCGCCGCGCATCTTCCAGGAGGCCCGTAGCCGGGCCCGGACGTCGTCGATCAGGTTGGACCGCATGACGCGGCGGAGGCGCCAGATATCGGCGTCCTCGACGTCGTACACCCTCGCCCACTGCGGATCGAGCACGGACTCGGCGCCGAAGCTCTCCTTGGCGAAATCCGCGATCAGCGGGTCCACCCAGGTGGGGACGTGCACACCGTTCGTGACCGACATGATGGGCACCTCGCGTGCGTCGAAGCCCGGCCACAGGCCGGAGAACATCTCGCGGGACACCTCTCCGTGCAGCTTCGCCACGCCGTTGGCACGCTGTGCCAGTCGGAGCCCCATCACCGCCATGTTGAACTTGCTGTGGTCGCCGCCGTCGTAGTTCTCGGCACCGAGGTCAAGGACCCGCTCTGTGGGAACGGACGGCGCCAGACCGGCATCGAAGAAGTGCTGGATCTGGGCGCGCTCGAATCGGTCGATTCCTGCGGGAACCGGCGTGTGGGTGGTGAAGACCGTTGAGGAGCGGCCGGCGGTGAGGGCTTCCTCCCAGGACATCGGCTGTTCGTTCGAAGGGTCCATCAGTTCCCGGATGCGTTCAATGCCGAGGAAGCCCGCGTGACCCTCGTTGGTGTGGAACACCTCAGGAGCGGGATGGCCTGTCAGGCGCTCGAAGATGCGTAGTGCCTTGACACCGCCCATTCCCAGCAGCAGTTCCTGCTGCAGGCGCTGGTCACCGCCGCCGCCGTACAGGCGGTCCGTCACATTACGCGCGGCCTCGTCGTTGCCGGGCACGTTTGAATCGAGCAGCAGAAGCGGTACGCGTCCGACGTCGGCGCGCCAGATATGCGCGCGCAATTCCCGTCCGTTGGGGAGAGGAAGAACGACAGTTGCCGCGGTTCCGTCTTCCTCACGCAACTGGGTGAGCGGGAGGCCGTCGGGATCGAGGACCGGGTAGGTTTCCTGCTGCCAAGCATCACGTGAAAGGGACTGCTTGAAATAACCGGCCTGGTACAGCAGGCCGACGCCGACCAGCGGAACGCCAAGGTCCGAAGCGGCCTTCAGATGGTCGCCGGCAAGAATGCCGAGACCGCCGGAGTACTGGGGTAGCACAGCGCTGATGCCGTACTCGGGCGAGAAGTAGGCGATCGATCGCGGAGCATCTTCGCCGAGCGACTGGTACCAGCGCGGCTCCGAGAGGTATCGCTCGAGGTCCTCGCCGAGCTCATTGATCCGGGCAACCAGATCCTGGTTCTCCGCAATGCGGTGCAACTGCTCACGCGTCACTGAGCCTAGGAACTGGACAGGGTCATGGCCGCTGGCCTTCCACGCCTCCGGATTGATGTCATGGAAGAGACGCGCGGTGGGTAGATGCCAGGACCAGCGCAGGTTGCCTGCCAGCTTGCCTAAGGGAGCGATGCTCGGTGGAAGAACGGTACGGACAGTAAACCTACGGATTGCCTTCACGATGGGTAGGTTAGCGCACATTCGGGAGCTGAGGCAGGGAAAGCGGCGTCCTGTTTGTAAACGCTTGCAGCGTGACGCGCAACACTTCAGCCGTTTAGGAAGTCGCCTTAGCAATTCAGCCGAATAATGGATAACGTCTAGTCTGTGACCACTTCGAGCGAGGCGACACGTACAAGGGCAGGCGTATCCATGGGCGAAGAATTGCGGTTCGGGCGAATACCCATCACCAAGGTGTCACCGGTGATCGAGGGCGGATTGTTCCCCTCCAAAGCCATACCGGGATCGGACATCACCGTTGGGGCCACTGTGTTCAGGGAGGGACACGACCAGCTGGGCGTCTCAGCAGTGCTGTTCGACCCCTCGGGAACCGAGGTGCAGCGCGTACGGCTGGTGCCGGTAGGGCTTGGAACCGACCGCTATGAGGGCAGGCTCCGTCCCGCAGAGGTAGGACTCCACTCCTTCACTATTGAAGGCTGGGGCGACCTCTATGAAACCTGGCACCACAATGCCACCGTCAAGATTGCGGCCGGTGTCGACGTCGAACTGATGCTCGACGAGGGTGCCGCGTTGTTCTCCCGCCACGCGGACGCGCGTCCCGACCACGAACGGGACCTGTTCATGGCAACCGCAGGCCGCTTGAAAAACACCGAGCTGTCGATCGACGAACGGCTTGCTGCCGGACACTCGCATGAGATCCGCGCGGCGATCGAGCGGGAACCCTTGCGGGCCCTGGTTACGGCCTCGCGCGAGTACCCCATTCTTGTAGAGCGCGAGGCCGCGGGAAGAGGGTCCTGGTACGAATTCTTCCCCCGCTCGGAGGGCGCGTCCTACGATCATTCCACCGCGCAATGGACCTCGGGCAATTTCCGAACCGCAGCCGAGCGGCTGCCGGCCGTCGCACGGATGGGGTTCGACGTCGTATACCTTCCTCCTATCCATCCCATCGGACGTACGCACCGCAAGGGACCCAACAACACGCTGACCGCTGGTCCGGGAGATCCGGGATCCCCGTGGGCGATCGGTGCACCGGAGGGCGGACACGACGCCATCCATCCAGACCTCGGAACCTTCGATGACTTCGACGCATTCGTACAGCGGGCAAACGAGCTCAACCTCGAGGTGGCACTGGACCTGGCGCTGCAGGCGTCCCCGGACCATCCCTGGGTTACCGAGCACCCCGAATGGTTCACCACGCGCGTAGACGGATCGATCGCGTACGCCGAGAACCCGCCGAAGAAGTACCAGGACATCTACCCGATCAACTTTGATAACGATCCCGACGGCATCTACAACGAAGTTCTGCGGATCGTCCTCCTGTGGGTCAGCCACGGAGTTCGGATCTTCCGCGTGGACAACCCGCACACCAAGCCGGTGCAGTTCTGGGAGTGGCTCATCGCCCAGGTGAACAAGGACCACCCCGACGTCGTTTTCCTCGCCGAGGCCTTCACCCGGCCGGCCATGATGCATGCGCTCGGTCGGGCAGGCTTCCAGCAGTCCTACACCTACTTCACCTGGCGAAACACCAAGGAAGAGCTGGAGCAGTACTTTACGGAGGTCAGCCATGAGACGGCCGCGTTCTTCCGTCCCAACTTCTTCGTGAACACACCTGACATCCTCACGGAGTACCTGCAGTACGGCGGACCCGCAGCGTTCAAGATCCGCGCCGTACTCGCCGCTATGGCGAGTCCGCTCTGGGGCGTCTATTCGGGTTATGAACTGTACGAGCACGTCGCGCGCCCGGGCGCCGAGGAGTACATCGACAACGAGAAGTTCGAGTACCGGCCGCGGGACTACGAGGCCGCGGAAGCGCAGGGCCGCAGCCTTGCTCCGTTCCTTACCCGGCTCAACGAGATCCGTCGCTCCCATCCCGCCCTGGGCGACCTGGAGAACCTCACGATCCATCGGTGTACCGACCCGGCCACCATCGTCTTCTCCAAGCACAAGGAGGGCCTCGGCGAGGATGGCCAGGGCAAGGACACGCTGATCGTCGTCGTAAACGTCGATCCGCACAGTGCCCGTGAGGGAACGGTCTCACTGGACCTTGAGGCTCTAGGGCTCGGGGAGGGCGACTGGAATGAGGACGGCACCTACTGGGTCGATGACCTCATCTCCGGCCAGAGCTGGCAATGGGGGGAACACAACTATGTAAGGCTGGATGCCCACGTGGAACCGGCACACATCCTTTCCATCAGGAGGACGCGTTAGTGGCAAACCCGTTTCAGCTGCATGCTCCAGGCCTTGCACACGACCCTCACTGGTACCGCAAGGCGGTGTTCTATGAGGTGTTGGTGCGAGGTTTCGCGGACGCAAACGGTGACGGCTCCGGCGACTTCACCGGGCTCATCGACAAGCTCGACTACCTGCAGTGGCTTGGTGTGGACTGCCTCTGGCTTCCTCCGTTCTTCAAGTCCCCGCTGCGCGATGGCGGGTACGACATCTCGGACTATTACGACGTCCTGGACGAGTTCGGCAGCCTAAGCGACTTCAAGCGGCTGGTCGCGGAAGCCCACGCCCGTGGCGTACGGGTCATCATCGACCTTCCGCTGAACCACACCTCCGACAAGCATCAGTGGTTCGAGGAGTCACGGACCGACCCGGAAGGGCCGTACGGCGACTTCTACGTCTGGAGCGACACTGACGAGAAGTACCAGGACGCCCGAATCATCTTCGTGGACACGGAAGAGTCCAACTGGACATTCGATCCTGTGCGCCGGCAGTTCTTCTGGCACCGCTTCTTCAGCCATCAGCCGGACCTGAACTTCGAAAATCCGAAGGTGATCGAGGCGCTCTTCGACGTGGTTCGGTTCTGGCTTGATCAGGGCATTGACGGCTTCCGCGCCGACGCCATCCCGTACCTCTTCGAGGAGGAAGGGACCAACTGCGAGAACCTGCCCGCTACCCACCATTTCCTGAAGGACCTGCGTGCCATGGTGGACGAGAATTACCCCGGCAGGGTCATCATCGCCGAGGCAAACCAGATGCCGAACGACGTCGTCGAGTACTTCGGTGACGAAGACGGCGCGGAATGCCACATGTGCTTCCACTTCCCGATCATGCCCCGGCTCTTCTATGCCCTGCGCGACCAGAAGGCCGCACCTATCATCGAGACGATGGCCGAAACTCCGGATATTCCGGCCGGCGCCCAGTGGGGCACGTTCCTTCGGAACCATGACGAACTCACCCTGGAAATGGTCACCAACGAGGAGCGCGAAGCGATGCTCGGCTGGTACGCGCCGGACTCGAGGATGCGGGCGAATATCGGTATTCGCCGTCGCCTGTCGCCCCTCCTGGATAACTCGCGGGCGGAGGTCGAGCTCATTCATGCGCTGCTGTTGTCCCTGCCGGGAAGCCCGTTCCTGTATTACGGCGACGAGATCGGCATGGGCGACAACATCTGGCTTGAGGACCGTGACGCGTCGCGAACCCCCATGCAGTGGAACCCTGACAGGAACGCCGGTTTTTCAACAGCAGACCCCGGAAAGCTGTACCTGCCCGTGGTCCAGTCGCTGGTCTACCACTACAACCACGTGAACGTTGAGGCGCAGCTCGCCAGTTCCAGTTCGCTGCTCCACTGGATGCGGCAGATGCTGGCCGTCCGTCGTTCCCACCCTGCCTTCGGGCTTGGTTCCTACCGCAACGTTCCCACCGAGGCCGAGCCGGTACTCGCATTCATCCGGGAAGTAGCGGAGGGCAACGCCGAGGGTGAACAGCCCGAAGTGATTCTGTGCGTGTTCAACCTGTCCCAGCATCCCGTCGCGGCACGGCTGCACCTGCCCGAGTATTCGGGCCGGGGTCTGCGGGATCTCTTCGGCGGAACTCCGTTCCCGGCCTTCGGCGAGGAAGGCGACCTGACGCTGACCCTGGGCAGCCATGACTTCTACTGGTTGAGGCTGCGGTCCGCCAGTTCGAACGTTGCGTCCCCGCACACCGAAGCCCTTCCCGTAATACAGATTTCGGAGGCAGTACAGTAATGGGCACATTGACGCCATCCCTTTCTGAACTCCTGACAGGCTGGATGTCCACTCAGCGCTGGTTCCCCGCCAAGGGCAGAGACCTCACAATCAGCCAGGTCGGCGGATTCAGCCTGGAAGACCCCGCGGGCGAGGTTGGTCTGGAGGTTTACCTCGTCGCCGTTGAATCGGGGCGGCGAACGGATGTCGTCAACGTGCCGCTGACCTTCCGGACTGTGCCGCTGGCGGGAGCAGAGGCAGGGCTCGTGGGGGAGGCGAACCATCCGGACCTCGGAACCTGCTACGTCTACGACGGCACCCATGATCCCGTGTTCATCGCTGCATGGACCGAGCTCATCCGCACTGGGGGCAAAACGGCCGACGGCGGCGCTGAGGGCACTGCCCTCGGCGATTTCGGCTCAACTGCGCCGGTGCAGCCCGCGGCCGACATCTCGGTGCTGGGCGGCGAACAGTCGAACACTTCGGTGGTGATCGATGCCGGCGGCACCCCGATGATCCTGAAGTTCTTCCGGGTGTTGGCAGCGGGAGAGAGCCCGGATGTCCAGGTCAGTGCCAAGCTGACGGCAGCGGGCTCCAAGGACGTGCCGAACACTTTTGGATGGGTAATGGGCTCTTGGCGTGACGCGCAGTCGCAGAGCGAACGAACCACCGGGCACCTTAGTGTCCTCCGCGAGTTCATTCCGGGAAGCAGGGACGCGTGGCGAAATGCAGTCAGCGCCCTGGAAGCCGGTCGTAGCTTCACAGGCGAGGCGTCGGAACTTGGCCGCGTTATCGCGCGGATCCACCTCCAGTTGGCCAAGGCCTTCGGCAGCCGCAGTGCAACTGCCTCTGAAACCGATGAATTCCGGGATTCCCTGGCGGGTCGTATCGAATGGGCCTGGCGGGAAGCAGGATCCGTCGTCGGGCCTTACGACGGACAGATCGACGCAATCCTCACCGAGGTGAAAGGGCTGGATAACCTCCCTGAACTGCAGCGGATCCACGCTGACCTGCATCTCGGACAGATTCTTGCAACGCGCGACGGCGGCTGGCTGGTCCTCGATTTCGAGGGCGAACCGCTGCGGCCGGCCGCCGAACGGAGCGTCCCGGACGTTCCCATCCGGGACGTAGTGGGGCTTGTGCGTTCGCTGGAGTACGCGGCCGGGATCGGAGTGCATGAGTCCACTGTTTCCGCAGAAGCCGCGCAGACATGGTCCGTCGAAGCGGTCGATGCGTTCCTCAAGGGGTACTCCAACGAGGCCGCAACAGCGGTGGACCGGGACGGTGCACTCTTCCGCGCTCTCTGGCTCGATAAGGCGCTCTACGAGGTTGTGTACGAGCTCAGAAACCGCCCGGATTGGGTGGACGTGCCGGTTGCGGCAGTCCGCCGGATGCTGAAGGGTGGAGGATCAGAGCCGGGGCACACGTCAGCCCAATCCATCGGGACGAAAGGAACAACCGTGGATTCTGCACAGCAGCAAGAGACACGAGAGTCGCTGGACAACCCGATTCCTGTCGACCATGACATCCTGCACCAGGTATCCGAGGGCAGGTACTACCAGCCACACGCCGTCCTAGGTGCGCATCTGGATCAGCATGGCCACGTCACCATCCGTACTCTCCGCAAGCTCGCCGATAGCGTGACGGTCGTAACGGGCAACGGTCGCGTGCGGTTGAATCATGAACACAACGGTGTCTGGGTGGGAGTCCTCGAGGCTGAGCGGGCTGGTCACGTACCCGACTACCGTCTTGAGGTTACGTACGGGGGCGAGCC of Arthrobacter sp. JZ12 contains these proteins:
- the glgX gene encoding glycogen debranching protein GlgX; this translates as MTLSTGLPQLSQAFPLGVRPLEGGAEGQYNVAVYAPDLDAVALHYQDRRRKWRSIVLPELTDGVHHGLVDGLAESAKYGFWPAEVAAPGKPGTAQLLLDPYGRSISTVHVEGNPVYFSVLVAADFDWGSSRRPSTRWRDTVIYETHVKGLTQLHPDVPEELRGTYAGLAHPAMIGHFTDLGITAVELLPIHFHIDEPHLGPLGLTNYWGYNTLGFFAPHPEYATAAARKAGPKAVQDEVKNTVKALHEAGIEVLLDVVYNHTAEGPQGGPALCWRGLSEMKYYRHHDDGRYLDTTGCGNTVNFAEPRVIQFALDSLRYWVDEFGIDGFRFDLAVALCRDENHQFTPRHPLLVAIGADTVLRGVKLIAEPWDVGHNGWQTGNFPQGWADWNDRFRDTARDFWLADQAALADGRRAGTIARLASSLAGSAEVFARSGRSAISSINYVTSHDGFTLADLTAYNRKHNEANGEANRDGHNDNRSYNHGVEGPTEKESILAARSQTARNLMATQLLALGVPMITAGDEFGRTQLGNNNAYCQDNELAWVHWNHDDAATTMLDTTRALLRIRREFLTEQPPGYPAREELSYLLWFNADGEPMSRDQWSNPDCRLVQLLLGSPEGGLNGLVVINGHLENRPITLPRPEALRQFDVLAGPDQTFDLRFTTAEDNAERRGTRLRAGEADTAASNSVTVYRA
- the ispF gene encoding 2-C-methyl-D-erythritol 2,4-cyclodiphosphate synthase, which translates into the protein MTSSFLRNFPRTGIGVDVHAFAADDQARVLWLAGLEWPGERGLAGHSDGDAVAHAAADALFSASGTGDLGSNFGTDRPEYAGASGITLLTEAARIVREAGYEIGNVAVQLVGNRPRFSSRRAEAEAVLTEAVEAPVTVSATTSDGLGFTGRGEGIAAIATAVVVPVENRTH
- the cysS gene encoding cysteine--tRNA ligase, which codes for MSLRFYDTATAEVREFTPVQAGHARVYYCGATVQGMPHVGHVRSAIAFDQLTRWLRVRGFDVTVVRNVTDIDDKILAKSQASFEGQLDDADAVPNEPWWALAYRYEQEFLKAYDTLGVQRPTYEPRATGHIPEMHQLIQQLIDRGHAYAAPDGSGDVYFDVRSWPAYGSLTRQSIDDMQAAPDVEAQFVSRKRDPRDFALWKGWKEGEPATAAWPSPWGPGRPGWHLECSAMVTKYLGTEFDIHGGGLDLRFPHHENEMAQSQAAGHPFARFWMHNGMVTYEGEKMSKSVGNTISPAEMLQLASPRVVRYYLGQAHYRSVLDYRPTSLQEAAAAVERIDGFLEKAEPAGAKVSWENLPEAFATAMDDDLNVPRALASLHETVRAGNSALAANDDDGAARAAAAVRAMTAALGLDDTADRGTGIDGPEHAALDFLIRSQLNERAEARAAKDWARADAIRDVLAGAGVVVEDSAEGARWTLARD
- the rlmB gene encoding 23S rRNA (guanosine(2251)-2'-O)-methyltransferase RlmB; the encoded protein is MANHGRPGAIRKSKKGPTTGTGGHGRKALEGKGPTPKAEDRPYHKAYKSKQLAERSAAKRLAGRAGAARSKAKPGEEYVTGRNAVVEALRAGIPAKALHVAIRIDVDDRVRESLRIANERGIPLMETGKPELDRMADGSVHQGLMLQIPPYEYADGLDLASDAVDKWRKGHISQAPLFVALDGITDPRNLGAIIRSVSAFSGHGVIVPERRSVGVTASAWKTSAGAAVRVPVARVGNLNSTLKAFKEMGIFVLGLDGDGDTSLPELTLGTEPVCLVVGSEGKGLSRLVGENCDQIVSIPIDSAMESLNASMAVGISLYEISRQRATEVR